Proteins encoded in a region of the Magallana gigas chromosome 8, xbMagGiga1.1, whole genome shotgun sequence genome:
- the LOC136271035 gene encoding ankyrin repeat, PH and SEC7 domain containing protein secG-like, giving the protein MLAVLNTDTSEQKNKETRNQSIDITVELLLTHGADINLCDPFLGSPLHIASCEGRNHTVKLLLRKAADINSCDTYNETPLHKASQWGHESTVQLLLDKGADINSCDTNKETPLHKASENGHESTVQLFLEKGADINSWDLNKETPLHKASKMGHESTVQLLLEKGADINSCDTNKETPLHKASEWGNDSTVQLLLEKGANINSFDTNKETPLHKASEWGNDSTVQLLLEKGADINSCDKNKETPLYKAIKCGRKSTIQFLLYNGADINLCITNKKTPLHKASKWGLESTVQLLLDKGANINSCDKNKETPLHKASKKGHESTVQLLLDKGANIDSCDTNNETPLHKASKQGHDRTVQLLLEKGANIDSCDTNKETPLHKASKGGHKSTVQLLLEKEADINSCDTNKETPLHKASKGGHKSTVQILLNKGAAINLCDLNKETPLHKASILQSESTLQLLLNKGADIYLCDINNETPLHKASEWGRESTVQLLLENGADINSCDNYKETPLQKAIRTGHESTVQLLLEKGADINSCGTNK; this is encoded by the coding sequence ATGTTGGCAGTTTTAAATACGGACACAAGCgaacaaaaaaataaggaaacaaGAAATCAGTCAATTGATATCACTGTTGAACTTTTACTGACTCATGGAGctgacattaatttatgtgatcCATTCTTAGGGAGTCCTCTCCATATTGCAAGTTGTGAAGGGCGCAATCACACTGTAAAATTGTTGTTAAGAAAAgcagcagatattaattcatgtgacacttACAatgaaactcctctacataaagccagtcAATGGggacatgaaagcactgtacaacttttattagataaaggagcagatatcaattcatgtgacacaaacaaagaaactcctcttcATAAAGCAAGTGAAAATGGACAcgaaagcactgtacaactttttttagaaaaaggagcagatattaattcatgggacctaaacaaagaaactcctcttcATAAAGCAAGTAAAATGGGACAcgaaagcactgtacaacttttattagaaaaaggagcagatattaattcatgtgatacaaacaaagaaactcctctacataaagctaGTGAATGGGGAAATGAtagcactgtgcaacttttattagaaaaaggagcaaatatcaattcatttgacacaaacaaagaaactcctctacataaagccagtgaatgGGGAAATGAtagcactgtgcaacttttattagaaaaaggagcagatattaattcatgtgacaaaaacaaagaaactcctctataTAAAGCAATTAAATGTGGACGTAAAAGCActatacaatttttattatataatggagcagatattaatctgTGTATCACAAACAAAAAAACTCCTCTTCATAAAGCCAGTAAATGGGGActtgaaagcactgtacaacttttattagataaaggagccaatattaattcatgtgacaaaaacaaagaaactcctctacataaagcaagTAAAAAGGGACACgaaagcactgtgcaacttttattagataaaggagcaaatattgattcatgtgacacaaacaatgAAACTCCTCTGCATAAAGCAAGTAAACAGGGACACGAccgcactgtacaacttttattagaaaaaggagcaaatattgattcatgtgacacaaacaaagaaactcctctacataaagcaagTAAAGGAGGACATAAAAGCAcggtacaacttttattagaaaaagaaGCAGATAtcaattcatgtgacacaaacaaagaaactcctctacataaagcaagTAAAGGAGGACATAAAAGCACtgtacaaattttattaaataaaggaGCAGCTATCAATTTATGTGAcctaaacaaagaaactcctctccACAAAGCAAGTATACTGCAAAGTGAAAGCACTTTACAACTTCTATTGaataaaggagcagatatttaTTTATGTGATATAAACAacgaaactcctctacataaagccagtgaatgGGGACGAGAAAGCACTGTACAGCTTTTATTAGAAAACGgggcagatattaattcatgtgacaacTACAAAGAAACCCCTTTACAAAAAGCCATTAGAACGggacatgaaagcactgtacaacttttattagaaaaaggagcagatatcaATTCATGTggcacaaacaaataa